Proteins from one bacterium genomic window:
- a CDS encoding twin-arginine translocase TatA/TatE family subunit, whose amino-acid sequence MFGVGGTELMVVLFIALLLFGPQKLPEIARQLGKVMGEARRIMDDTVRTIQDEPKLYPSPNEPTKPYMPENSLGTTQETEKEKKEGDNR is encoded by the coding sequence ATGTTTGGTGTGGGCGGAACGGAGCTGATGGTAGTCCTATTTATCGCGCTTCTGTTGTTTGGCCCTCAGAAGCTGCCTGAGATCGCTCGCCAACTTGGCAAGGTTATGGGTGAAGCTCGGCGAATAATGGACGATACGGTGCGGACAATCCAGGATGAACCTAAGCTGTATCCGTCCCCTAATGAACCGACCAAGCCTTATATGCCTGAAAATAGTTTAGGTACAACCCAGGAAACCGAGAAAGAGAAAAAAGAGGGAGACAACAGATGA
- the secG gene encoding preprotein translocase subunit SecG gives MTIFYNILLSLDLIIAVLFVIVVMIQSSKSEGFTMGASAASATPRAKPGFEDQMSRVTLYMGATFMTLTALLAIIQSRM, from the coding sequence ATGACAATTTTCTATAATATCTTACTGAGCCTTGATCTGATCATCGCGGTCCTTTTCGTGATCGTTGTTATGATACAATCATCAAAATCAGAAGGCTTCACGATGGGAGCTAGCGCGGCTAGCGCCACACCACGAGCTAAACCGGGTTTTGAAGATCAAATGTCACGTGTCACGTTGTATATGGGTGCGACGTTTATGACTCTGACTGCCCTTTTGGCAATCATTCAGTCACGCATGTAG